Proteins encoded in a region of the Nitrospirota bacterium genome:
- a CDS encoding GAF domain-containing protein — protein MNQEDLNPTAEEQMSPALGWLLYKITREFSSSLDLDKVLSRVLIFTVQVFGASVGSIFLLDSRGRITKSILARQDLSPEVKEQTVDAVMEKGFGGWVYRHAKADIISDTRRDSRWISLPDDSLVTLSAVSAPLIRRGHVTGIITLHHPEPDHFNREQLDLMQAIAGEAAMAVENASLYKKVMEEHVMLKRLDELKNEFVAHVAHDLKSPLSVIYSYAELLQRFNGLDTEGQEFLKEIHTAVDRMRSLIGNVLDINRIEMGIESELGPVDVAEVLNCSAGTLQGLARDRGVSLSISVSEKLPLVNGAPIRLGQVFSNLAGNAIKFTPSGGSVSINGSYEGDRVIVRVVDSGPGIPENLMPKLFQKFSKLGQAETRKYEGHGLGLAIAKSIIDAHKGDLWVESVPGAGSTFSFSLPLAAQ, from the coding sequence ATGAACCAGGAGGATCTCAACCCAACCGCTGAGGAGCAGATGTCTCCTGCTTTAGGCTGGCTGCTCTACAAGATCACCCGCGAGTTCTCGTCGTCGCTCGATCTCGATAAGGTGCTGAGTCGGGTGCTGATCTTTACGGTGCAGGTGTTTGGCGCATCGGTCGGGAGCATCTTTCTGTTGGACAGTCGCGGCAGAATCACAAAAAGCATCCTCGCGCGGCAGGACCTTTCCCCTGAGGTGAAGGAACAGACAGTCGATGCTGTCATGGAGAAGGGGTTTGGCGGGTGGGTGTACAGGCACGCCAAAGCAGATATTATCTCTGACACCAGGCGGGACAGCCGCTGGATATCGCTGCCTGACGATTCCCTCGTAACTCTCTCGGCGGTTTCGGCACCGCTTATCAGGCGCGGCCACGTCACCGGAATCATCACACTGCATCATCCTGAGCCTGACCATTTCAACCGGGAACAGCTTGATCTCATGCAGGCCATTGCCGGAGAGGCTGCAATGGCCGTTGAAAATGCATCGTTATACAAGAAGGTTATGGAAGAACATGTCATGCTGAAGCGGCTTGACGAACTGAAGAACGAATTTGTCGCCCATGTTGCCCACGACCTGAAGTCCCCTTTGAGCGTCATATACAGCTATGCCGAACTTCTGCAGCGCTTCAACGGTCTTGATACAGAAGGACAGGAGTTTCTCAAAGAGATCCATACCGCGGTTGACCGCATGAGATCGCTCATTGGTAATGTCCTTGATATCAACAGGATCGAGATGGGCATTGAGTCTGAGTTGGGACCTGTTGATGTTGCTGAAGTTCTGAATTGTTCTGCGGGAACGCTTCAGGGCCTGGCCCGTGACAGAGGGGTTTCTCTCTCTATCAGTGTCAGCGAAAAGCTTCCGCTGGTCAACGGTGCCCCGATCAGGCTCGGGCAGGTCTTTAGCAACCTTGCCGGCAATGCCATAAAATTCACGCCTTCAGGCGGGTCGGTCAGCATCAACGGGAGTTATGAAGGAGACCGTGTGATCGTCCGCGTTGTGGATTCCGGGCCCGGTATTCCTGAGAATCTCATGCCAAAGCTGTTCCAGAAGTTCTCAAAGCTCGGACAGGCCGAAACACGCAAATATGAAGGCCATGGTCTCGGCCTTGCTATCGCGAAATCGATCATTGATGCACATAAAGGGGATCTCTGGGTGGAGTCTGTTCCCGGCGCAGGCAGCACCTTCTCCTTTTCACTCCCTCTGGCCGCACAATAA
- a CDS encoding putative toxin-antitoxin system toxin component, PIN family — translation MRNKIRIILDTNVLYAGLYSSKGASFKVLAAIASDDLKMVISTTLLFEYEDILKRYQEILGLSGGDIEKLLDYFCLQSDHQKIHFLWRPCLPDPNDDHILELAVASETGIIVTHNMRDFKGIEKFGVRALTPKELLEDVL, via the coding sequence ATGCGCAATAAGATCAGGATCATCCTTGACACAAATGTGCTTTATGCAGGACTTTATTCATCAAAGGGAGCGTCTTTTAAGGTCTTGGCGGCAATAGCAAGCGATGACCTGAAAATGGTTATATCAACGACGTTGTTGTTTGAATATGAGGATATTCTGAAAAGATATCAGGAGATATTAGGGTTATCGGGCGGTGACATTGAAAAGTTGCTGGATTATTTCTGTTTGCAGAGTGACCATCAGAAGATACATTTTTTATGGCGGCCCTGTTTGCCTGATCCCAATGACGACCACATATTGGAGTTGGCCGTTGCCTCCGAAACAGGTATTATTGTGACCCACAACATGAGGGATTTCAAAGGAATTGAAAAATTTGGTGTTAGAGCCCTGACACCAAAAGAACTATTGGAGGATGTATTATGA
- a CDS encoding toxin-antitoxin system HicB family antitoxin, translated as MSALSLRLPESIHRHIKEVAKKEGVSINQFISAAVSEKISALMTEDYLKDRAKRAKKEDFRKMLAKVPARKPIKGDEL; from the coding sequence ATGAGCGCTTTAAGCCTGAGGTTACCAGAGTCAATCCATCGTCATATCAAAGAGGTGGCAAAAAAAGAAGGCGTTTCGATCAACCAGTTCATTTCAGCTGCTGTGTCGGAAAAAATTTCTGCCCTGATGACAGAAGATTATTTGAAAGACAGGGCCAAACGTGCAAAAAAAGAAGATTTCAGAAAGATGCTTGCAAAGGTGCCGGCCCGAAAGCCAATAAAAGGCGATGAACTGTAG
- a CDS encoding TonB-dependent receptor, producing the protein MNTTGRLHSASYLAIILNILFFLSGMAYADSCTDWVAKLDSFQGKVQAKRTSGVEWKQVLSKDSFCAGDMLRVMEKSRAIIVLKNETVMRLDQNTTITLAAPTQQKPSLLDLIRGAAYFISRTPQKFRVNTPFLNAGIEGTEFLVSVGDRDAMVSVFEGIVLAENNAGAVTLTQGQTASAAEGRTPVLNITIRPKDAVQWTLYYPQVISLKQDGISADWQNQVSSLLSVGRVDEANIELEKALGQEPSNSAALSLQAVIAVAQNEKDKALEYARRAVASAPNSGSAHIALSYALQARFDLAGAVQSVKTAVQREPNNALAWARLSELNLSLGDRKESLAAAEKAAGLAPDLSRTQTVLGFAHLSQIRTNEAMTAFEKAAGLDPADPLPRLGLGLAKIRKGQLEDGRREIEIAVSLDTGNALIRSYLGKAYHEEKRDSVASDQFIMAEAADPKDPTAFFYSALQKQTQNRPVEALQDLEKSMALNDNRAVYRSRLLLDEDQAARGASLARIYDDLGFQQLALSEGYKSVNADPANASAHRFLSDSYAALPRHEIARVSELLQAQLLQPVGLNPVQPHLADPGSFILQGSGPADAGFNEYNSLFNRSRFSLLMSGVVGSHNTFGDEMVVSGLHDRLSLSVGQFHYETDGFRKNNDVRQDIYNVFVQYSVSSRTSVQAEFRKEIKSYGDLALRFFQDNFSETLRNKDEMTSARIGLHHSLGPGSDLIANIGYQKSKFTYHEIFPPVISSFDLDVVDDHSLSSEVQYLLKREKFDLIAGLGYFSIDRNVTSKYVFVAPPESVKDTMDNKISHENVYLYSKINFHKDFIFTLGLSADLLKGANFDKDQLNPKFGLIWSPLPDTTIRAAIFRTLERTLTSSQTIEPIQVAGFSQFFDDGEGTDAWTYGIGIDQKLSKNVSAGLEYSHRQLDLPVKVISSGGSPVIKVADWKERFGRAYLYWTPHKWIALSAEYLYERFDRDPASFPEVEHLDTHRFPLAINFYHPSGITAKAKATYITQEGKFSPLTSPFAVSDQSNFWLFDASIGYRLPKRIGMISIVGKNLFDKSFKYQDIDPKSPIIQPGRSVFFKLTLAL; encoded by the coding sequence ATGAACACAACTGGCAGACTGCACTCAGCGTCCTATCTTGCGATCATTTTGAATATACTCTTTTTTCTGTCAGGCATGGCATATGCCGACTCCTGCACTGACTGGGTCGCAAAGCTCGACTCTTTTCAGGGAAAGGTCCAGGCAAAGCGAACAAGCGGTGTCGAATGGAAACAGGTCTTATCGAAAGACTCCTTCTGCGCCGGCGACATGCTGCGGGTCATGGAAAAGAGCCGTGCTATCATTGTATTGAAGAATGAGACGGTCATGAGGCTTGACCAGAACACAACTATTACCCTCGCAGCACCAACCCAGCAAAAACCTTCTCTTCTGGACCTGATCAGGGGGGCAGCCTATTTCATCAGCAGAACGCCTCAGAAGTTCAGGGTGAACACGCCTTTCCTGAATGCAGGCATTGAGGGCACTGAATTTCTTGTGAGCGTCGGGGACCGTGATGCCATGGTCTCGGTCTTCGAAGGTATTGTACTGGCCGAAAATAATGCGGGTGCTGTCACGCTGACTCAGGGCCAGACCGCATCAGCAGCTGAAGGCAGGACACCGGTTTTGAATATTACGATCAGGCCGAAAGACGCGGTGCAGTGGACCCTCTACTATCCACAGGTCATTTCCCTGAAGCAGGACGGCATTTCTGCTGATTGGCAGAATCAGGTCTCTTCTCTGCTTTCTGTCGGCAGAGTTGATGAGGCGAACATCGAACTCGAAAAGGCTCTGGGACAGGAGCCCTCCAACAGCGCTGCACTCAGCCTCCAGGCTGTCATCGCTGTTGCACAGAATGAAAAGGATAAGGCACTTGAGTATGCAAGAAGAGCTGTAGCTTCAGCGCCGAATTCAGGGTCAGCCCATATTGCGCTTTCCTATGCGCTCCAGGCAAGATTCGATCTTGCAGGTGCAGTTCAAAGTGTCAAAACAGCAGTGCAGCGGGAGCCGAATAACGCGCTTGCCTGGGCGCGGCTTTCAGAGTTGAATCTGTCACTTGGAGACAGGAAAGAGTCTCTTGCTGCGGCAGAAAAAGCTGCCGGGCTTGCACCTGATCTTTCGCGCACACAGACAGTCCTCGGTTTTGCCCATCTTTCACAGATCAGGACAAATGAGGCGATGACAGCATTCGAAAAAGCAGCAGGTCTTGATCCTGCTGATCCTCTGCCGAGACTCGGGCTCGGACTTGCAAAGATAAGAAAGGGCCAGCTTGAGGACGGAAGGCGCGAGATAGAGATAGCAGTAAGCCTTGATACCGGCAATGCCCTGATCAGGAGTTATCTTGGCAAGGCATATCACGAAGAGAAGAGGGACAGCGTTGCGTCTGACCAGTTCATCATGGCCGAGGCTGCTGATCCGAAAGACCCGACTGCCTTCTTTTACAGCGCGCTCCAGAAGCAGACCCAGAACCGACCGGTTGAGGCTTTGCAGGACCTTGAAAAGTCCATGGCGCTGAACGATAACCGTGCTGTGTACCGCTCACGGCTCCTTCTTGATGAAGATCAGGCAGCAAGGGGTGCAAGCCTTGCAAGGATATATGATGATCTCGGATTCCAGCAGCTTGCATTAAGCGAAGGGTATAAGTCGGTCAATGCTGACCCGGCCAATGCCTCTGCCCACCGGTTTCTGTCTGATTCCTATGCAGCGCTGCCGAGACATGAGATAGCCCGCGTAAGTGAGCTGCTTCAGGCCCAGTTGCTTCAGCCTGTGGGCCTCAACCCGGTGCAGCCGCACCTTGCAGACCCCGGTTCCTTCATTCTCCAGGGGTCGGGACCGGCAGATGCAGGGTTCAATGAATATAATTCTCTCTTTAACAGAAGTCGGTTCTCTCTTCTGATGAGCGGTGTTGTTGGAAGCCATAACACCTTTGGTGATGAGATGGTGGTATCCGGCCTGCACGATAGACTCTCATTAAGCGTCGGCCAGTTCCACTATGAAACCGACGGGTTCCGGAAGAACAATGATGTGCGACAGGATATTTACAATGTATTTGTCCAGTATAGCGTCTCGTCCCGGACAAGCGTACAGGCAGAATTCAGAAAAGAGATCAAATCCTACGGCGATCTCGCACTAAGATTTTTTCAAGACAACTTTTCGGAAACATTGCGCAATAAAGACGAGATGACATCCGCCAGAATTGGATTGCACCACTCCCTTGGACCGGGCTCAGACCTGATCGCTAACATAGGTTATCAGAAGTCGAAGTTCACCTATCATGAGATATTCCCTCCTGTTATCAGCTCCTTTGACTTAGACGTCGTGGATGATCATAGTCTCAGCAGTGAGGTTCAATACCTTCTGAAAAGAGAAAAGTTCGATCTTATTGCCGGCCTGGGATATTTCAGTATTGATCGTAACGTAACGTCGAAATATGTCTTTGTCGCTCCTCCCGAATCAGTGAAGGATACGATGGATAATAAAATATCACATGAAAATGTTTATCTCTATTCAAAAATAAACTTTCACAAAGATTTCATTTTTACTCTCGGCTTAAGCGCTGATCTATTGAAAGGCGCTAATTTCGATAAAGACCAACTCAATCCAAAGTTCGGTTTGATCTGGTCGCCGCTCCCTGACACTACAATCCGTGCTGCTATATTCAGAACACTGGAGAGGACGCTCACCTCAAGCCAGACCATAGAGCCTATACAAGTCGCCGGTTTTAGTCAGTTCTTTGATGACGGTGAGGGCACTGATGCCTGGACCTACGGTATTGGTATTGATCAGAAACTTTCGAAAAATGTCAGTGCCGGGCTTGAATATTCACACAGACAGCTCGATCTGCCGGTAAAGGTCATTAGCAGTGGCGGTAGCCCTGTAATCAAGGTTGCTGACTGGAAGGAGCGTTTTGGCAGGGCGTATCTTTACTGGACGCCCCATAAATGGATTGCGCTGAGCGCGGAATATCTTTACGAGCGGTTTGACAGGGACCCGGCGTCTTTTCCTGAGGTTGAGCATCTCGATACGCACAGGTTTCCTCTGGCCATTAATTTCTATCATCCCTCCGGAATCACCGCAAAAGCCAAGGCCACGTATATAACACAAGAGGGCAAATTCAGCCCCCTGACTTCTCCTTTTGCGGTCAGCGATCAGTCAAACTTCTGGCTATTCGATGCGTCGATTGGATACCGGCTGCCGAAACGGATAGGAATGATTTCGATCGTGGGAAAAAATCTCTTTGATAAATCATTCAAGTATCAGGATATTGACCCAAAAAGTCCGATCATACAGCCGGGGCGATCGGTCTTTTTCAAGCTTACGTTGGCTCTGTAA
- a CDS encoding adenylate/guanylate cyclase domain-containing protein — MLTLSRTTKSIILGLVTALAGLIIGILPFGVSLEEGTGLSLLFRLRGSRPVPSEVVVVSIDKRSSDELGLKNDPRKWPRALHAELIDRIMASGASGIAFDIFFEEPRSGRDDLIFADAIQRSGRVILCQRLLAERSDAPDGSGLYTERLVSPVSALEKKAFALAPFPMPKVALSVIRNWMFKTSAGDAPTLPIVSFQLFAIDAYEDFLAMLRQTGTAIPKDLPGDKLSVMKRGAMVYAIQEIRTAFEKDPDLETKMLRLLDEGRHGGTKLQRLRSLIGMYSGDARKYLNFYGPPGSVQTIPYDHMLGTGKTGLETAPDLKGKMVFVGFSELYQPEQKDTFFTVFSQEDGRDISGIELAATEFANLIEDMPVKPLSFGLYLTVMFCWGFVMGAVCKTLSPIASGVVAIFSAILYLFFAFSLFKTSGVWYPVLVPAFIQPTFAFVGALLWKYADANRERKNIRNAFGYYLPGDVVDRLAKNMTGLRTDSKAVQGVCLYTDAEGYTSLAETMDSQKLGRHMNQYYEMVFSPIKEHGGTISNVVGDSVLALWLGTETDKKRLSSACSAALEISRQMLSFEDRVAGSYQLPTRIGVHAGQIMLGNVGAADHFEYRPVGDIVNATTRLDGLNKLLATRILISESVAEHLEGFVIREIGTFLVKGKASPMKVYELICRKENAEAHTGLACSAFSEALSLFRQGSWKEAQRGFSACRKAFGEDGPARFYLDLCSRYLNNPPEGEWDGVIRMDYK, encoded by the coding sequence GTGCTTACGCTGTCCCGGACGACTAAATCTATCATCCTCGGTCTGGTCACTGCCCTTGCAGGACTCATCATAGGGATACTCCCTTTCGGTGTAAGCCTTGAAGAGGGCACAGGCCTTTCCCTTCTGTTCAGACTCAGAGGGAGCAGGCCTGTACCATCCGAGGTTGTGGTTGTCAGCATAGATAAACGGTCTTCGGATGAGCTCGGCCTGAAAAATGATCCCAGAAAATGGCCGCGTGCTCTTCATGCAGAGCTGATCGACAGGATAATGGCTTCCGGCGCTTCCGGTATTGCCTTTGATATTTTTTTTGAGGAGCCGAGATCAGGAAGGGATGACCTGATCTTCGCCGACGCCATACAGAGATCAGGAAGGGTTATCCTCTGCCAGAGACTTCTTGCTGAGCGCTCAGATGCACCTGACGGCAGCGGATTATATACGGAACGGCTTGTCTCGCCCGTCTCAGCCCTCGAGAAAAAAGCGTTTGCATTGGCCCCGTTCCCGATGCCGAAGGTGGCATTAAGCGTAATCAGGAACTGGATGTTCAAGACCAGCGCCGGTGATGCCCCGACACTCCCGATAGTCTCGTTTCAGCTTTTTGCCATAGACGCGTATGAAGACTTTCTTGCAATGCTGAGACAGACCGGCACTGCCATTCCGAAAGATCTTCCCGGGGACAAGCTGTCAGTCATGAAGCGCGGTGCAATGGTTTACGCTATTCAGGAGATACGCACAGCCTTCGAAAAAGACCCTGATCTGGAGACAAAAATGCTGAGGCTTCTTGACGAGGGAAGGCATGGCGGCACGAAATTGCAGCGTCTCAGGTCACTGATCGGCATGTATTCGGGTGATGCCAGAAAATATTTAAACTTCTACGGCCCGCCAGGCTCAGTTCAGACAATCCCCTATGATCACATGCTCGGCACCGGAAAGACCGGCCTTGAGACCGCACCGGACCTCAAAGGGAAAATGGTCTTTGTCGGCTTCTCCGAACTGTACCAGCCTGAGCAGAAAGATACATTCTTTACGGTCTTTTCCCAGGAGGACGGCCGTGACATCAGCGGCATAGAGCTGGCTGCGACCGAATTTGCCAATCTGATCGAAGACATGCCGGTGAAGCCGCTCAGCTTCGGTTTGTATCTCACGGTCATGTTCTGCTGGGGATTTGTCATGGGAGCTGTCTGCAAAACGCTTTCTCCCATTGCCTCGGGTGTAGTAGCAATCTTCTCGGCAATATTGTACCTGTTTTTTGCGTTTTCCCTGTTCAAGACATCAGGGGTCTGGTATCCGGTCCTTGTTCCTGCGTTTATCCAGCCGACCTTTGCTTTTGTGGGAGCTCTGCTCTGGAAATATGCCGACGCCAACAGAGAGCGGAAGAACATCCGCAATGCCTTTGGTTACTACCTTCCGGGAGACGTGGTGGACAGACTCGCGAAGAACATGACCGGGCTCAGGACAGACAGCAAGGCTGTCCAGGGCGTCTGCCTCTATACTGATGCCGAGGGATATACATCGCTTGCAGAGACCATGGACAGCCAGAAGCTCGGCCGGCATATGAACCAGTACTATGAGATGGTCTTTAGTCCGATCAAGGAACATGGAGGTACCATTTCGAATGTGGTGGGCGATTCGGTGCTTGCGCTCTGGCTTGGCACAGAGACTGATAAAAAACGCCTCAGCAGTGCCTGCAGTGCAGCGCTTGAGATCAGCAGGCAGATGCTTTCCTTTGAGGACAGGGTTGCCGGATCGTACCAGTTGCCGACGCGGATTGGTGTCCATGCAGGCCAGATCATGCTCGGCAACGTGGGTGCTGCCGACCACTTTGAGTACCGGCCTGTGGGCGACATCGTGAACGCTACGACAAGGCTCGACGGATTGAATAAACTGCTTGCCACGCGAATCCTGATCTCTGAAAGTGTGGCTGAGCATCTCGAGGGATTTGTGATCAGGGAGATCGGGACTTTCCTGGTGAAAGGGAAGGCCAGTCCCATGAAGGTTTATGAACTGATCTGCAGAAAAGAAAACGCAGAGGCACATACCGGGCTGGCCTGCAGCGCATTTTCCGAAGCCCTCTCACTCTTCAGGCAGGGCTCATGGAAAGAGGCACAAAGGGGATTTTCAGCATGCCGTAAAGCATTCGGCGAAGACGGCCCTGCGCGCTTCTATCTCGACCTCTGCAGCCGGTATCTTAACAATCCGCCGGAGGGGGAATGGGACGGCGTGATAAGGATGGACTATAAATAG